cagaggaggaggaggaggagggcgaggAGCAGGACGAGGTGGCCATGCTTGAGGAGGAGTTGGAAAGGGAAGAGGTCCTCACGAAGAAGAGGAAACTGGGGAAGAACCCGGATGTGGATACCAGCTTTTTGCCTGACCGCGACCGCGAGGAGGAGGAGAATCGGCTGCGGGAAGAGCTGCGGCAGGAGTGGGAGGCCAAGCAGGAGAAGATCAAGAGCGAGGAGATCGAGATCACCTTCAGTTACTGGGATGGCTCCGGGCACCGGCGGACAGTCAAGATGAAAAAAGGCAACACCATGCAGCAGTTCCTGCAGAAGGCGCTGGAGATCCTGCGCAGAGACTTCAGCGAGCTCAGGTCGGCCGGGGTGGAGCAGCTCATGTACATCAAGGAGGACCTGATCATACCCCACCACCACAGCTTCTACGATTTCATCGTCACCAAGGCCCGAGGCAAGAGCGGGCCCCTCTTCAATTTCGACGTTCACGATGACGTGCGGCTGCTCAGTGACGCCACGGTGGAGAAGGACGAGTCGCACGCGGGCAAGGTGGTGCTAAGGAGCTGGTACGAGAAGAACAAGCACATCTTCCCCGCCAGCCGCTGGGAACCCTATGACCCCGAGAAGAAGTGGGACAAGTACACGATCCGGTGAATGCAGAGGTGGAGCGGGCTCACTTCCCCGGGTCCCCCCAGACTCCCCCTGCCCGGGTCTGCAGGACTCCAGGTGCATGGTTTCCCCGATCTTGTGACGTGACTGACCATCCCCTGCCCTTGATGCTGTCATTTGCTGCTGTCttcactgctttttcttttatgataAAGAAATGCACATGTTAGAGTCAGAGCActgttctttattaaaaaaaaacatttttgagataaaattgacgtaacaaaattcaccattttgGCCATTTGCAAGTGTACAATTCAGGGAATTTAGTACATTGACAATGTTGTGCGGTCATCATCTCTAGTTTCTGAGTATTTCTCACACTCCACAAGGAGACCCTGTGCCTATTAGcagcctctcccccagcccctggcactcCCTAGCCTATTTTctgtctatggatttgcctattctggaagTTTcccataaatgaaatcatacaattaaaaaaaaaagctgcagtgAGAGAACCTGGTATCACTTTCCCAAGTAGTTTTCAATAGGTTTATTCactcatatacatacatattcctGAATCCACATACAATGCAAAGTTATACATCAGAGACTTTtaaggtaaatatatatttaaatcccTTGCTGACTTTAATAACATGTGAAACAAACTCTTACTTCAAGATCTGGTATGTGAGActgcttttctatttcttcatctcctaATAAGTACTAAGAAGCAATTTGCATCAATCCACCACCTACTCCTTGGCATCCCCAATTCCTCCAGCAGTTATTGCGAAGGTGGCTTCGTTTTCAGGCATGTCAGGGCTAACAGAATGCAAGGGAACAGAAGTTTATAAAAAGCTCTACTTCTATAAATACTATATTCATGTTACAGACATCACACTCCTATCTTTGCGAGTCTCCAGAGACATCTCAGAGTTGGTACAGCTAAATGTGGACTACAGAATTTACCTACAAGTATTATCAACCCACACAAACATTTATGGAACAAGTTTTTATGTGTAAGGTTCTGAATGTCAAGAAAAATTACCCCAAACTTGGAAATAGGCAAAAGGGATAATGGAGCGTGCTTTCAGTGTGTCGGGCATTTTGCAGCAGACTCCCAGGGGCTTATCTGATGCTAAAGGCTGTGCACCTTTTACTGCCCAGGCCAGCGCGGGGGAAACTGACATGACTAGCACGTGTTTACCGTCTTTCCCGGTTCCCCGGTTCTGTGAGGACTCCGTGCTTTTCATTGTCTGGGCCATTTTATAACTCCGAGTTGTAGAAAACTATGAGTAATGCAACTATTCTTGTccataaaaatgtaattgtgtGGAGGCGTGTAATCGATTGTTGTTTTATAGATACTGTGACCTATTTTTGATCAATTTATAATTCATCTCAGCGTTCCTTATCTGATTACATATGTGTGTggtaatttgattttttcttttgatctgGTTATAAAATCTTATTAGTTGCTGCATTAATTAGTTGAATAAATgacatatttgtatataattcATGCTTATATgctctttaaaatttatcttttaatttattctaaaacTCTGTTGGGTAGAGTTGATTTGTAGAAAACTAAGAGCAGTGCAGATGATCCTTGTCTGAGGGCCATACAGACAATTCCAGGCTATAGCAACGGAAATGAACTGAATTTCATTGTGTAGAAAGGCAACTGATTTCCCTCTAGTAGAAAAAACTTCAAATGTTACAATTCATTGCCTGATATTAaccaattttttatttactagCAAGTGTATTTCCACATTCATTTGACTACATAACTCTTTTTCTCAAATTATCCTTTGAATCAGTGGTTTCCTCATTAATTAGGGAGttgaataaaatctttgacacgttcattttatatttatttgcaagaagtcatgtttttaactttttggaaATCAGACTAACATGTACTAGACCATATAGATTTTACAAAAATGAGACAGGCATTACTCTCAAGAAGTCTAACAGGTGGGCTATGACATGTGATATATATAGGCAAATTAAGCTGTTTTATAAAGTCAGTACATATGTTACAGAACTCGAgagaaaggggagtggggaggattggatgtgggagaggaggggagggcagggcaggaaagagtaatgggggagaatggggacacttataattgaacaacaataaattttttttttaaataaaggagacATTATGCCAGGTAGGTTGATTAGGAAAGGCTTCATAGATAACATCTGAAGGGTCTTTGAGGCAGAAATGGGAGTAATTCAGGTAGAggtaatagcattaaaaaaacGGATAGAAAGCCGCTTTTGTGTATAAAAAAGGGGAAGAATAAGAGGTTATGTTTAGATACATTTCATTTAAGGTATTTTGGGATATTTATGTACGAGTTCTGCCAGCAGTTGGAAATGAATAAAACTTGAGGAAACGGTTAGACTAG
The sequence above is a segment of the Phyllostomus discolor isolate MPI-MPIP mPhyDis1 chromosome 2, mPhyDis1.pri.v3, whole genome shotgun sequence genome. Coding sequences within it:
- the LOC114513746 gene encoding protein FAM50A-like — protein: MAQYKGAASEAGRAMHLMKKREKQREQMEQMKQRIAEENIVKSNIDKKFSAHYDAVEAELKSSTVGLVTLNDMKAKQEALVKEREKQLAKKEQSKELQLQLEKLREKERKKEAKRKISCLSFAVDAEEEEEEGEEQDEVAMLEEELEREEVLTKKRKLGKNPDVDTSFLPDRDREEEENRLREELRQEWEAKQEKIKSEEIEITFSYWDGSGHRRTVKMKKGNTMQQFLQKALEILRRDFSELRSAGVEQLMYIKEDLIIPHHHSFYDFIVTKARGKSGPLFNFDVHDDVRLLSDATVEKDESHAGKVVLRSWYEKNKHIFPASRWEPYDPEKKWDKYTIR